The Sparus aurata chromosome 14, fSpaAur1.1, whole genome shotgun sequence region gactgtttttcgggcagaaaaaagagaagagttggtaggacaggcgggaggacagacactgctccgcctacaactgtggtatttttttccttatataagttaccaacaacagttacagttactacgttacttttgtttggtcatgtaacgttaaaggagaacttcggtcgatttaaacatgcagcttcattgctcaagctacccttgacttgccagtaccgaagacgcgaacaaatttggtccagccattacagagctccgtgaacggagatgtagcattgaacgctaacagcatggggtcagaacttcacgctgtgttttaagcatcttaacatgctccacatctcacaccagaagttatgcaacatcagcagacaccttacaacacagcactgtagcgtgtatgactcaaaatgaataaaaaagtagttaaaatagtgtgtttgtgcaagcagctacttacctgtttgttgacatctgtgtgttccggtagctagaccaaactagcatatccatcgagtgtgcacttaacaggcttaacaggctattgtaaggctcatggctcatgacaggctgtaacatggacatgtacattatgaacataaacacgaaaatgctggattacgtttccgtctccgccagtgagggagtaagtgcacgctcgacggattgactagtttggtctagctaccggaagaagccgatgtcaacaaacaggtaggtagctccttgcacaaacacactgttttaactacttttttatccagtttgagtcatacgcgctacagtgctgtgtgctaaggtgtctgctgatgttgcataacttttggtgtgaggtgtggagcatgttaagacgcttaaaacacagtgtaaagttctgaccccatgctgttagcgttcaatgctaagtctccgttcacggagctctgtaatggctggaccaaatttgttcgcgtcttcggtactggcaagtcaagggtagcttgagcaatgaagctgcatgtttaaatcgaccgaagttctcctttaagttaattgcgagattagtcgactaatcgaaaaaataatctcTAGATtaattgtttgaaaaataaacgTTTGGAAAAGTTGTCAAAAGAATTTTTGGCACTCCAAAAAATCTGCTAGTTATaaccaaacaatcttttttgctaGCTAAAAAACACATAGTGTTTCATatttcggtcaaactaaatgctttcaACGTCAAACTTAAGTCGATTTCTGATTCCTGTTCCTGAAGTCATCCAGAggctctgtgccaaatttggtgcaaattggccTATAGGTGGCACCATAAAGGATGTATACGTTTTGCCTTTAACTTCCCCATTTTAAAGAACACATTCATAAACATAATTTTCATGTATTTCCCGAATAGAAGAAGAATGAATGCCATTACTAAAGCAAGTAACCCAATTGGGACAATTCAACAAGTCTCTTTTCACTGTAGCCACAGCTGTCGTACATACATCATCTCTAGCAGAAACATCAATATTAACCtaattaaatgacaaaaacattaaaacgtttaaataaaatgcattactCACCAAAACTACTGATTATTTGTAGGCATAATCCATCCTCCTTTCTTTTCGCAAGAAGAGTTCGATTACTCTGTTTTACAGGTTATCTGTGCGTTTCAGTTCCAACAGTAAGTCCCTTTCTATCATCATGGAGGCTAATGCTGAAAGTCGAGTCTGTCCAGTCGTGTTTGTTGCACAAGTTTTAATTCGCTTCATGGCGGAAAATGTCCGCTCAACAGAAGCAGTGGATACGGGGATGGTCACCGCCAAGCATGTCAATGTGTACAGCTATGCAATGCTCTCACccaggtttttgttttgaaggaaATCAAGGAGATCAGTGGGGCCTTATCTTTCAAAATAAGTCATGGCATAAATTACAGTTAGTTCTGTTTTTAGCCGGGACAGATCGAACAGTGTTCCGTGACTCTGTGTTAAGCTGGAGAAGGCTATGTGCGGGATTTTTTTCCAGTATGTCTTGAACTGCTGGGGGACGAGGAgggacagaaaaataaattgttcGTGGTCTTGAAATCTATTCCGTATCTGGCAAAGAATTTTGTCCAGAATGTTGCTGTGGAGTTGTTGGTAGTGTGCGCGAACGTCTCCTTTTGCCGGGCCCCTCCGTGCGCTCGGAGCGCTTGAGATGCGTGCAGTGGCCTCGTAGAGCTCATCAAACCGGACCCTCTCTCACTCaatggtgtcacaaaactcctTCACTCTTGCCAGACAGAATTGTACATCCAATGTTTGGCTCTGAAGTATTGCAAAAAGCACATCTGAATACTCAAAAATGCCATTAAATGTGtggagcaaaaaacaaaactcaaaatcaTCCAGACGTGTATTAAATCCATCAGCACAACGCAATGAGTCTCGTCATACTCATCATGATGTTCCAGTATGTGGTCAAACAGCTCCTTTAGAGTATCTCTCTTCTCAAACACTGCACTGACCGATCTCGATGTGTATTGCCACCGCGTTGGTGCCACAAGAGAAAGAGTTGGTGGTAATTGGTGCGCTTAGGGGATCCGGAGAAGGCCATCTAGGTGGGCAAAAAAGATCTCGCATTCTTTCAGCTTTGAGGCCCCTTGAGTCGGTACTAAATTCAGTCGATCTGCGTGGCAGTGTATAAGGCAATAGGTGCCCTCTCCTTAACTTGAGCCTGCACCCCATTTAGTCCAGATGACATGACCGCTGCACCATCGTAACACTGTGCCACAACTAGACATTCATATTCCTCCAAGAAACCCGACAATAAGAGCAGCAATGTCATCGGCTTGCTTGCCACTAGTTACATCTTCAAATCTGACGAACCGCTCCTTGACACCTGCGTCCGTCACATAACACAGGACCAGTTCGAGCTGTGCTGCATTACTCGCGTCTGCTGTCTCGTCCACCATAACAGAGACAAAGGGTGCTTTATTAATCTTCCTTTTCATCTCTTCTCCCACCACTTCAGCAATAGCACTAATCAGgtcattttgtattttgccTGACGTCCCACAAAACACTTTATTAGTGGTCAGGTGGTAATGCAAGTCTGTGTTGTCCAGGAAAGAAAGAAGCTCCAAATAGTTGCCTCTATTGGTGTATCCAGCGCTTTCATCGTGTCCTCTAAATGAAAGTTCCTGTTTGCCCAAAAATATTACACAATCTATCAGTCTTTACAAGATTTCCCTatttttcttcacctttttgTTGTGGAGCTCCATTTCCCTGCGCACTTGTTCTTTGAGCTGTAGATCTACTCGGGTCTCCCCAAAAGTTTTCAAAACCACCGTTGCTTGTAAGTGTCCAGCCGTGCTTTGGTGTCTCCCTGCTGCCTTGGTTAGACAACTCAAGTTTGTAAACCCACTGTGGCTCCAAACACCAAGTCGATCAGTTGCAAATAACAGGCATTCCCAGTAATACAATTTGCAGTGCTCCTCGGAGGCTGTGAGCCAAGGGTACCGCTCGTAGTTACCGACTTGAAAGTGGCAGACAAACCCCTTTCCCGCATGGGACAGGCTTGCTAGCTTTGAGGTTGGCCGACTGATCTTCACAATGTCCAGCTTTTCTTGAAAAGTCTGTCTTGATAATGGTTTGGTTAGCATATCTGCGaccaaatcaatttattttccTCCGTTCGCCATTGTAAACAGATAttgacagtgttgggaaagttcactttctacatgaactagttcaaagttcagttcacacattttaaaatgaaatagttcagttcatagttcataattcaaaatgttgaactaagttcacagttcaaaaacttttttttttcttcaatatgCTGCGAGCtatttttctaaatgattgccacagcccatatagaaccacagacagctatttatcagttttaaaggtcccatatcatactgtttttcatcaatttcacacagctgtcagaggtctaACAGCTCGGTATTCGATATGCAATGCCCCAAACCCATgagtggtcctgaatttcagctgccTCAAAGTTGCTCAAAAGAGCACTCCCTGCGaacagtctgtttctgtgcctgcacctttaaatgctaatgagctccgtctgtcaacgcctacttggagAGCCTTGCTTGATGGCCTTACCTGcgacacgcccctctcagggagaggatgccgctTACGCTACTGGTAGCATGcactaatgtttacggtggatgtatcgctatggctcggCGAGATACTGTCGTTCAACCGTTCCAATTTGAACCAGAAttggacccagaaggagaggctcctgaagaaacacagactctgcggctgcagcaggacgtttcagaatggttagtgtgtctaaataatgttagtttgttcgtatgtgttgttacagttgcTACCATGTGTAGCTAATGCTAGGTCCTGCTAACAGTAAGGGTAACTTATAGTTGTTCATATTATATTGAATTAACCCCGTTACAAAGCACCATAAACACGTCTTCTTGAAATTTGAGGCACTGTGCAGTTCTCTGTCACAAACGAGAGTCTCACAATTGGGGGACAATGAGAGATACAGAGCTAACACAGTGCCACCATCGCACTAATCATGAAATAATAGTCACGTTGCACGTCAAATTAAACGGCAgacgtgtaaaaaaaacaaaacacatactGATATTTACACATCTCAAAGTGTTCCCTTTACTACAACACCACAATTATTCAAATAGACCTTGTGGTTGCAGAGATATTTCTTGTTTGTGAAATCTTCAACTTCTGTTGTTTGGATAGGTGCTCCTGTGGAAACTGTGCAACTATGCCCACGGAAGTTGaaaatgtctgctgtttggAGATACCACAGGTAGCAATCGCACAGCTAAACTGAAAAGTTATTTGCCTCAATTTGGCTACTGTTTACACTTATAAATTACAatgacattttctgtttgttatttaCTGTAGGTTACCAGACGTCTACAAGAGGTCGATGAGGAGGTGTCATGTATGACTGACCATCCTGGGTTGGAGCCTGTGTGCCTCAATGTTTACTCCTTGCAGAATGCCTGTCAAATATACAGAGCTGACTATGGTCCTCTACAGCTGAGAGGAATACACCAGTAAGTCATtctttgtaaaatgtcaaagaatAAAAACCAAAGATGTTATCATCTCTTGTTTTGCTGTAGCAGCCATAATTTTGCAACTGCAGTAACACATGACAAATTTAAGTACAGTTTAATGTATTGGATTTGCTATTTCTTCATTTGTATAGTTTTCataaacagatgttgtgcatattttttttatgtattcacGCGGTCATTTCTGTAGACACACAAGCatttatttacataaaacaaccaccccaaaacaataattaaacaataatttaaacACAGGGCAAGCCTATCAGGCAatcaacattacaaaaaatTGTAATACACAGTATTAATACATTTCTGCAAGACTAAATATTGTGTCCATTGTTTATAGTCGTTACAGGTATCTAGCTTATCGCAGTTTTGTGAGCTGGTGCTGGGGCCTCTTGGGAGGCAGAATCCGGGCAGTCATTCCAGTTTGTGTGGTCCTACACATCCGCAGAGAGTTTCCTGATGCCGAAGGCCACTACGTTGGATTTAGACTGGCCCTCGGTTGAACCTGGACACATAACTGGCAATGAACTCCTCCTTGTCAGGATGCTCATACTGGGCAGTCAAATCCTCTGGGACTGGGATGGCCAACATGGCATTCATGTATGGTGTAGGGTCCACAAAGACTTTGGCAAATATGAGGTCCATCATGTCAGCAACATACCCTGTTTCATAAAACAGAAGCACAAAGataatttttacttttgttattattgctgttgttgttatttatttttttacaaaacaatacaaatgtcCTAAATACATCCTGGTACTTGccactaatttatttatttattcatttgtaagGACAgggtttttattgtgttttgtttttgaaaatcttttaacACGTGAGAGCAATTTCCAGTACAACAAGTTCAAAACATGtttggttaaaaaaattaaaagatttTAACACTAACGGAATGTTGGCTGTGTCTTGTggggtttggctctgcactgtCCCTTCATAGCCTTTGGAAAGTAGACCTTGAAGAGAGGTACACCTTCCTGGGTTTTGGCCTGTGGTCTGTCTGCATTTTCATTGTAATACATGGCAGCCAGGTACAGTCTGGAAGTACATGGAAGACAAAATCACAGGTGATCATGCTAAAGCACAGTTTAGGCTGCATCTCACAAAGTTTGAAGTAACCCTAATTTGATTTACCTGCACAGCATTCCAATAAAGGGGAAAAACCACATTTTTCGGGGCAAAGCGAAGGATCACACTATGGAATGCCTCCACAGATGAAGTCTGATGGTGAGGGCTCAGTTTTGCCACATCCTTCAGAGTTCTTTTGTTGGTCAACAGCTTTTCTAATTTGTAGAAAGCCGGAGTACCTACAAACAATAACACATGCAtaatttaaaatacaataaagtaaaacatgttACAGACATTATTTGTGATGAATTTCCATAATATCACATCACTAGGTGTAGGTGTCTTTTATACAAAATGTGTGATCACTATTTAAAACTGAGGAAAAATTGGGTAGTAAATTTTAGTCTATCTATTAGTACAACACCTGCTCTGAgccatttgtttttgtcccGTGTCTGGTGGACCGCATGCAGGCACCAGGGGTACAGAGGGTCATCATGTGTGTGGACGTCCTGCACATGGTTCAGGATTGAGGTCCATTTTGCCACTCTCTCTGGCCCAGTTGATGAGGTAGCTGCAGTCCAGTAGATGTGATTGTTGATGCTTCTCATCCACTTCTGTAGTTTCTGACACTCTTTTTCCTTACTGATCTTGTCCATTTTCTTTGAAATCCCTAAAGTTCATATTGATAAATTCCTTTCATTAAAAATTGATTGATCAGTCAGCTACAGCATTTCATAATCAATTTCAAAACATGTGATACTAAttgactcatttttttttttttttttttcttctgcttaaTTTACTCATAACTTTACAATGTTACTGTAAGGACACAGATTTCCTTTCATGTTACTCACATGTAATGTGCACAGAAAAGTGCTTTGTGCATAATGAACTTTTAGGAGCAGCTATTATGTGGATGGATGCAGATGAAAATAGGGAAATATACCTTTTGCCATGTGCCACACATCATAGTAGTGGGTAATGTTTCTCTCCCTGAGGAACTTTTGAATTTGTGGATGACGGTCGGTAACAATGCAGTCAAGATTAATGCCACGTTCTTCCAGCAATGTCAGACTCCTCCTCAGGCCCTCGTTTTCCATGTGGTAACTACCACCAACCTCATTGCTCTGTTGCCccggcacaaaaaaacaaacaaaataaattgtattAGCATAAGCCAAATGGACATTTTCTAATTTCACTGAATAACCTTGTTACAATTTGAATTTTAACCACTCACCTGAACCAACTCGATGTCCAAAACTGTGTTTGAGTTAAGATCCATCATTGTATAACTCCCAAATTTTGCAGTGtcctgaaaaaaatgtgttcttagTCATCACATATCTTATTATATGTGGCATTTTCATAATGTCACTCTACTCCGAACTTAACAATATATCACAATCCTGGACAAACTGCACTATTTCACTGATATGTGAATACCTGGAGAGTCAGCTCTCATGTCGCCACCAAGTATAACTTTGCTTTCCTGACTGAGCCGCTGCAGCATCACATCCTGTAATGTTTTCCACTGGTGAATGACTGCAGGTTCAATGAAAGATCTGGCATGCCGGCGAAATGTGTTGTACTGACAAAGTTGCAGCTCCATTGCCTTGAAGACCTgttggtagaaaaaaaaaattgttgacaTAATGCATGTAACTTGATCAGAAATACTTCATATTCAGAGCAATAATCAGAACTGTAGGCAATACAGTTGCACATCATTTACCTGTGCAACTTTTACGAAGGATGCACCACTCAGGTACACAGCTGCCGAAAGGTGGAGGTTCCCAGCTGGTGTGCTCCCAAGGATAGGCTGGCTATTCCAGTGTCTGTAGAACTCGGAATGGGGGCATCGCTGCTCCACGGACAGGAATGTCCCCAGATTTCGGGTACTCATATCACATGCCCGCGTGCAGACAGGACACGCAGCAAACAACTCCATAATGCAGCTCTCATacacaatgtatttttttatcttgtgGGTGGGCGTGGATGATTCTTGTCTATAtcataaaaagggaaaacacatttagcaattaatcagtttgagttCCCTCCGGTAGTGTTCTCTTAACCATTACACTCTTTCCAGTTGGTCTTTATATGTCTTTTTATGCACATAAACATAGGCACAACTACTGATGTAAACAGTCCTACAATGAAAATTATAGTCATATAGGTTGTAGGAAATCTCCTGGACAGTTAAACTGTactaatttgaaaaataaaacatcaggagCCAAAAGAACATCGTAAGATGTACATGAATCCGTCTAAAATTCTTCCAACAAAACTGAAGCGAACAAAGATGAATAcaatgatgaaaaatgtatgttCACTTTATGGCAGGACTATTGTATGTAGTGAACCACCATCACCACATGTGCActcaataacacacacaaacattgataTATTGGCTAACTTACGACAAAACTGTTGACTCTGACAGCGCTGTGACAGACTCTGCAGGATCATAGGTGGGATCCTGCCCCTTCGAAGCTGCCATTGAAGAGCTGCCCTCTAATGGatcatcctccagctccagctcttcTTCAAAGTCTAGACGAGATCTCTTTGAGGGTCTCTTTACAGGCGTTGAAGAAAAACATAAAGGGTCTTCAGTGGATGTGCCAACACCAAAATCCTTGCAGGACACAGTAGCTTGAACACCTGTAAACAACAATATAATTTTACTAAAAAAGTCTACATCAATGACACAAGAAAATTACGAGGATTACAAACTTCATCAAAACATATTACACTGAAGATGTTTTGTACATACCTTCGCTTCTAAAGTGGGGCTGAAGAGTCCTAATGGATAGCTGCGTGCTTACAGTACGCCTGTCCAGTGGATCAGTTTGGCATGCGACATCCCTTGATGCCGGTGGTTGAATGGATGCACTTGATGTGCTGGCCTGTGTACAAAAAACGGCTGTATAAGCAACACAAAGGAATTTGTGTTGCTTATACAGCCGTACCACCCGGCTCCCATCCCCCACTGACCAGAGCTAAAAATAGCTAGCTAAAAaccgctaatgttagctaaaaacagctagcgaaagctatatgtctccaacacagtctccacactcttggacactgttcacatcgtctctgtctccagtctgcacgtttccagactttttactgtgacaaccaagctccattgTGATATTATTAACAtgaaactcgcttcaaacgccattgcataacATTAGCGGAGCggagcggagctaactagttagccagtttccagctgacttcactgTACTCGTatgcaactgtaaatactatcaaaacgtggcgacacttacctgtggctcaggtgcagtAGCTGGGTCCcttatggttgggactgatccttttacgagggtcagtgtcgaggcaaagcccgctttgtactgaccctcgttactgaagcagtccgatgtgaagtggttagcacacacatgcaagctaacacgaaccgcagcctgcacgttgtcattaaaaacgaaacgcaaccactgtctcttctgttcttctgtagttgggacagaatataggcacttatgttgatttgtACAACCAACAActgagcaatttgcgtgtctagcttTGAGCgacaacattgtgaaacactgctatctcACTGCTATCTCACCAcaggacacaccgaacttcacctcgggga contains the following coding sequences:
- the LOC115595712 gene encoding P2X purinoceptor 7-like, producing the protein MPLTLLVACTNVYGGCIAMARRDTVVQPFQFEPELDPEGEAPEETQTLRLQQDVSEWCSCGNCATMPTEVENVCCLEIPQVTRRLQEVDEEVSCMTDHPGLEPVCLNVYSLQNACQIYRADYGPLQLRGIHHRYRYLAYRSFVSWCWGLLGGRIRAVIPVCVVLHIRREFPDAEGHYVGFRLALG